From a region of the Haematobia irritans isolate KBUSLIRL chromosome 4, ASM5000362v1, whole genome shotgun sequence genome:
- the LOC142234371 gene encoding uncharacterized protein LOC142234371 produces the protein MKSLLVPLLLLGIGGICEGQYYYDAVSNYLVPDNQIGNGYSYPKPNAGYSYPEPKIPFDLPQKPIPQPKPVKGYSYPTPAVKFELPPKTTQKFIPPPQPQTTKSGYSYPTPAVKFDLPVKSTQKPIPPPQSTKSGYSYPTPAVKFDLPTKTTYKPVPPPAQPTKSGYAYPTPSVKFDLPTKTTQKVTAPPPKPSKPGYSYPTPAVKFELPPKTTIRPTAPPPQPSTPGYSYPTPAVKFELPPKTTIRPTAPPSKSGYSYPTPAVKFDSPTKPTVSPVKTTKPGYSYPTPAVKFELPSKPTQKPITSPPKVPTKSGYSYPTPAVKFELPPKTTVRPTAPPPPTKTPGYSYPTPAVKFELPTKTTYKPTAAPTKSGYSYPTPAVKFELPSKTTYKPTAPPPPPPTKSGYSYPTPAVKFELPPKTTQKVINPPTKSGYSYPTPAVKFELPPRTTHKPITSPPPPTKSGYSYPTPAVKFQLPPKTTPKATAPPPPPPTKAGYSYPTPAVKFELPPKTTQRITAPPTVPPSKAGYSYPTPAVKFDLPTKTTPRPVTQPAPTKSGYSYPTPAVKFEIPTKPAPKPTTQAPKSGYSYPTPAVKFDLPTHRPPPSPPPSRTPGYSYPTPAVKFDLPTHRPPPPPASKTPGYSYPTPAVKFELPTPVQSGYSYPIPGIPFNY, from the coding sequence aaaagtttACTCGTTCCGCTGCTGCTGCTGGGCATAGGCGGCATATGTGAGGGTCAATATTATTATGATGCCGTATCGAATTATTTGGTCCCTGATAATCAAATTGGCAATGGTTATTCATATCCAAAACCTAATGCAGGCTATTCCTATCCAGAGCCAAAGATTCCTTTTGATCTACCGCAAAAACCAATACCACAACCAAAGCCTGTTAAGGGATATTCATATCCCACACCTGCTGTGAAATTTGAACTGCCTCCTAAAACAACACAAAAGTTTATCCCACCACCACAGCCACAAACTACAAAATCGGGATACTCGTATCCCACACCTGCAGTGAAATTCGATTTGCCTGTGAAAAGTACACAGAAACCTATTCCTCCACCACAATCTACCAAATCGGGCTACTCCTATCCCACACCTGCAGTGAAATTCGATTTACCAACTAAAACCACATATAAACCTGTTCCTCCACCAGCTCAGCCGACTAAATCTGGTTATGCATATCCAACGCCGTCCGTAAAATTCGATTTGCCAACAAAGACCACACAGAAAGTTACTGCACCACCTCCAAAACCTTCCAAGCCTGGATATTCCTATCCCACACCAGCAGTAAAATTCGAATTGCCTCCTAAGACTACCATTAGGCCTACCGCCCCACCACCACAACCCTCCACACCTGGATATTCTTATCCCACACCAGCAGTAAAATTCGAATTGCCTCCTAAAACTACCATTAGACCTACTGCGCCACCTTCAAAATCAGGATATTCCTATCCCACACCAGCTGTGAAGTTTGATTCACCAACTAAGCCAACAGTGTCTCCAGTAAAAACCACTAAGCCGGGTTATTCTTACCCAACACCTGCTGTTAAATTCGAATTGCCATCCAAGCCCACTCAAAAGCCAATAACTTCACCACCAAAGGTGCCTACTAAATCCGGTTACTCGTATCCCACTCCGGCTGTGAAGTTTGAATTACCGCCAAAAACAACTGTAAGGCCTActgcaccaccaccaccaacgaAAACTCCGGGTTATTCTTATCCCACACCAGCTGTGAAGTTTGAACTGCCAACCAAAACTACATATAAGCCAACGGCTGCACCAACAAAATCCGGATATTCTTATCCTACACCCGCTGTAAAATTCGAGTTGCCATCCAAAACTACTTACAAACCAACTGCTCCACCACCACCGCCACCAACAAAGTCTGGTTACTCATACCCCACACCAGCTGTGAAATTTGAATTACCTCCTAAAACTACCCAAAAGGTTATAAATCCTCCAACAAAATCGGGCTATTCCTATCCTACACCAGCGGTCAAATTCGAACTACCACCCAGAACCACTCATAAACCAATAACATCGCCTCCACCACCGACAAAATCTGGTTACTCCTACCCAACACCAGCTGTGAAGTTTCAATTACCCCCCAAAACTACACCGAAGGCAACCGCTCCCCCTCCACCACCGCCAACCAAAGCCGGCTATTCGTATCCTACTCCAGCTGTGAAATTTGAATTGCCACCAAAAACTACTCAGAGAATAACAGCTCCCCCAACTGTACCTCCATCTAAAGCAGGTTACTCTTACCCCACTCCAGCTGTGAAATTCGATTTGCCAACCAAAACAACACCCAGACCAGTGACACAACCCGCCCCAACAAAATCGGGTTACTCATATCCAACACCAGCTGTTAAATTTGAAATACCTACCAAACCTGCTCCGAAACCTACAACACAAGCTCCAAAATCTGGTTATAGTTATCCCACACCTGCAGTGAAATTCGATTTGCCCACACACCGCCCACCACCATCTCCTCCACCCAGTAGAACACCTGGTTACAGTTATCCAACACCTGCAGTGAAATTCGATTTACCAACACATCGGCCACCTCCACCACCAGCAAGCAAGACACCCGGTTACAGTTATCCAACACCCGCCGTCAAATTTGAATTGCCAACACCCGTTCAAAGTGGTTACTCATATCCCATACCCGGTATTCCTTTCAATTATTAG